The candidate division WOR-3 bacterium genome includes a window with the following:
- the rpsJ gene encoding 30S ribosomal protein S10 — MDKNKIGTIRIKLKAYDHAVLDKCVSDIVHNVKRSGGRIAGPIPLPTQKTIYTVLRSPHVDKKSREQFEIRVHKRLIDIVKSTHQTTEALKDLNLPAGVDVEIKMMTEE, encoded by the coding sequence ATGGATAAAAACAAAATAGGAACAATCAGAATAAAACTGAAGGCTTATGATCACGCCGTTCTCGACAAGTGCGTCTCGGACATAGTTCATAACGTAAAAAGGTCGGGCGGAAGAATAGCCGGTCCGATACCTCTTCCGACTCAAAAAACCATATACACGGTTTTGAGGTCTCCTCACGTGGATAAAAAATCGCGCGAGCAGTTTGAGATCAGAGTTCACAAGAGACTCATTGACATTGTCAAATCGACGCATCAGACGACAGAAGCTTTGAAAGACCTCAACTTACCGGCGGGTGTCGACGTCGAGATAAAGATGATGACCGAGGAGTAA